In Arachis hypogaea cultivar Tifrunner chromosome 17, arahy.Tifrunner.gnm2.J5K5, whole genome shotgun sequence, a single window of DNA contains:
- the LOC112764428 gene encoding probable serine/threonine-protein kinase SIS8 isoform X1, whose protein sequence is MGRNRMKNLFRKLHIGGGDGGDDGDGDGGASPTMNEIPSRNLSVAEHEHEHEHEFQFQMRMALAISASHPIPNIDADSDQIDAAKQMSLGSESSLTQFQSLRYWNYSVIGYEEKVMDEFYDVYGISSNFIRRGKMPLLVDLQAKTTSQNGDREVILVNRLVDLELQRLEEKACALFDDCPISEKGLILSGLLQRLADIVVTRMGGTVGSADKMIERWARRSHELRDSSRTIVLPLGSLDVGLSRHRALLFKVLADKINIPCMLVKGSYYTGSADGALNLIKADDGSEYIIDMMGAPGVLIPAEVPSSQLQNYSFSVRNCEEVVRVGLFNRTHLMLDNRTQVLGSSPDQCSKKPKAVKSQSEKPLNVGGQTKLVDNIHVGMNERERFGHNLGNLLESLHKSCEFSSHRETSPAEKIRVNNVSKYVLSAAKNPEFAQKLHTVLLESGALPPHDLFSGVNPQDMGEDKTCEEFVRDIIQDDPTRLSLSYNKSLIPYQMKHTAHDTRSEQQKEFYIDRYDNSTQCDCECDNAGKGSVMVCDNRVDGLEKSHYLCKEQCVQSDLPKTAVSCETRDRFDVSHDGDDKNGYNEVGVASNDVGFCKDSAIQINKAPCIDSAECITYDHKNDRVDPVLRERKEWEIQWEDLRIGQRIGIGSCGEVFHADCNGSEVAVKKFLTQDFSSDAVAQFKSEVEIMLRLRHPNIVLFMGAITRPPHLSILTEFLPRGSLYGLLRNPKFQLNDKRRLRMAVDVAKGMNYLHTSHPPIVHRDLKSPNLLVSKHWVLKVCDFGLSRMKHHTFLSSKSYAGTAEWMAPEVLRNELANEKCDIYSFGVILWELATTMIPWQGLNQMQVVGAVGFQNRRLEIPDDVDPEVEQIIRDCWQMDPQLRPSFSELLSRLCQLQHLVVVKGVKRAPHIK, encoded by the exons ATGGGGAGAAATAGGATGAAGAATCTGTTTAGGAAGTTGCACATCGGTGGTGGAGACGGTGGCGATGACGGTGACGGTGACGGTGGCGCTTCTCCTACTATGAACGAGATACCGAGTCGCAATCTGAGTGTTGCAGAGCATGAGCATGAGCATGAGCATGAGTTTCAATTTCAGATGAGAATGGCGTTGGCCATCAGTGCTTCCCATCCAATTCCAAACATTGACGCTGACTCCGATCAGATCGATGCCGCCAAGCAGATGAGCTTAGGTTCTGAGTCTTCCCTCACACAGTTCCAATCCCTTCGCTATTGG AATTATAGTGTGATAGGTTATGAGGAGAAAGTGATGGATGAGTTTTATGATGTTTATGGAATCTCTTCAAATTTCATTCGTCGAGGAAAGATGCCCTTATTGGTGGATCTGCAGGCTAAAACCACCTCACAAAATGGTGATCGTGAAGTCATCTTGGTGAATCGCTTGGTTGATCTTGAGCTGCAGCGGCTTGAGGAAAAGGCCTGTGCCTTATTCGATGACTGTCCTATTTCTGAAAAAGGACTGATTTTAAGTGGCTTGCTGCAGAGACTTGCTGATATTGTTGTTACCAGAATGGGTGGCACAGTTGGTAGTGCAGATAAAATGATAGAAAGGTGGGCTAGGAGGAGTCATGAGTTAAGAGATTCTTCAAGAACCATTGTTCTTCCTCTTGGCTCTCTTGATGTTGGACTGTCGCGTCACCGAGCCCTGCTTTTTAAG GTACTTGCTGACAAGATTAATATTCCTTGCATGCTGGTCAAAGGGAGCTATTACACTGGAAGTGCTGATGGAGCATTGAATTTGATAAAAGCTGATGATGGAAG TGAATACATCATTGATATGATGGGTGCACCTGGGGTTCTTATTCCTGCTGAGGTGCCAAGCAGTCAGCTCCAAAACTATAGCTTTTCTGTAAGGAATTGTGAAGAAGTTGTCCGAGTGGGACTGTTTAACAGAACGCATTTGATGCTCGATAATAGAACTCAAGTCTTGGGTAGCTCACCTGATCAGTGCAGCAAAAAACCAAAAGCAGTCAAGTCCCAGTCAGAAAAACCATTAAATGTGGGTGGTCAAACAAAACTAGTTGATAATATCCATGTTGGAATGAATGAAAGAGAGAGGTTTGGACATAATTTGGGAAATCTTTTAGAGTCACTGCATAAATCATGTGAATTCTCATCACATAGAGAAACATCACCTGCAGAAAAGATTCGTGTAAACAATGTATCCAAGTATGTCCTCAGTGCAGCAAAGAACCCGGAATTCGCACAAAAACTACACACAGTTTTGCTAGAGAGTGGAGCCCTCCCCCCACATGATCTCTTTTCAGGTGTAAATCCACAAGATATGGGTGAAGATAAAACATGTGAAGAATTTGTCAGGGATATCATTCAAGATGATCCAACTAGGTTGTCATTAAGCTACAACAAATCTCTCATACCCTATCAAATGAAGCACACTGCCCATGATACTAGGTCAGAACAGCAGAAAGAATTTTACATAGATAGATATGATAATTCCACACAGTGTGATTGTGAATGTGATAATGCGGGGAAGGGGTCTGTGATGGTTTGTGACAATAGAGTTGATGGGTTAGAGAAATCTCATTACTTATGTAAAGAGCAATGTGTCCAATCTGACTTGCCCAAGACAGCTGTTTCTTGTGAAACACGTGATAGATTTGATGTTTCCCATGATGGGGATGACAAAAATGGTTATAATGAGGTTGGTGTAGCTTCAAATGACGTTGGATTTTGTAAAGACTCAGCCATTCAGATAAATAAGGCACCCTGTATAGACTCAGCAGAGTGTATCACATATGATCATAAGAATGACAGAGTTGACCCAGTCTTGAGGGAGAGGAAAGAATGGGAAATTCAATGGGAGGATCTTCGTATTGGTCAACGTATTGGTATCG GTTCGTGTGGTGAGGTTTTCCATGCTGATTGCAACGGTTCG GAAGTTGCTGTGAAGAAGTTTCTAACACAAGATTTTTCTAGTGATGCGGTGGCTCAGTTCAAATCTGAA GTTGAGATCATGTTAAGACTGCGGCATCCCAATATTGTGCTCTTCATGGGAGCTATTACTCGTCCGCCACATCTATCCATCTTGACAGAGTTTCTTCCAAG AGGGAGTTTATATGGTCTATTGCGTAATCCTAAGTTTCAACTTAATGACAAGAGGCGGTTGCGTATGGCTGTTGATGTG GCTAAGGGAATGAACTACTTGCACACAAGTCATCCTCCCATTGTCCATAGAGATTTGAAGTCTCCGAATCTTCTTGTCTCCAAGCATTGGGTTCTTAAG GTCTGTGATTTTGGTCTATCGCGGATGAAGCACCATACATTTTTGTCATCAAAGTCCTATGCTGGAACG GCCGAGTGGATGGCACCAGAAGTCTTAAGAAACGAGCTTGCCAATGAAAA GTGTGAT
- the LOC112764428 gene encoding probable serine/threonine-protein kinase SIS8 isoform X2 encodes MGRNRMKNLFRKLHIGGGDGGDDGDGDGGASPTMNEIPSRNLSVAEHEHEHEHEFQFQMRMALAISASHPIPNIDADSDQIDAAKQMSLGSESSLTQFQSLRYWNYSVIGYEEKVMDEFYDVYGISSNFIRRGKMPLLVDLQAKTTSQNGDREVILVNRLVDLELQRLEEKACALFDDCPISEKGLILSGLLQRLADIVVTRMGGTVGSADKMIERWARRSHELRDSSRTIVLPLGSLDVGLSRHRALLFKVLADKINIPCMLVKGSYYTGSADGALNLIKADDGSEYIIDMMGAPGVLIPAEVPSSQLQNYSFSVRNCEEVVRVGLFNRTHLMLDNRTQVLGSSPDQCSKKPKAVKSQSEKPLNVGGQTKLVDNIHVGMNERERFGHNLGNLLESLHKSCEFSSHRETSPAEKIRVNNVSKYVLSAAKNPEFAQKLHTVLLESGALPPHDLFSGVNPQDMGEDKTCEEFVRDIIQDDPTRLSLSYNKSLIPYQMKHTAHDTRSEQQKEFYIDRYDNSTQCDCECDNAGKGSVMVCDNRVDGLEKSHYLCKEQCVQSDLPKTAVSCETRDRFDVSHDGDDKNGYNEVGVASNDVGFCKDSAIQINKAPCIDSAECITYDHKNDRVDPVLRERKEWEIQWEDLRIGQRIGIGSCGEVFHADCNGSEVAVKKFLTQDFSSDAVAQFKSEVEIMLRLRHPNIVLFMGAITRPPHLSILTEFLPRGSLYGLLRNPKFQLNDKRRLRMAVDVAKGMNYLHTSHPPIVHRDLKSPNLLVSKHWVLKVCDFGLSRMKHHTFLSSKSYAGTAEWMAPEVLRNELANEKCDIYSFGVILWELATTMIPWQGLNQMQVVGAVGFQNRRLEIPDDVDPEVEQIIRDCWQIWVFEMQGSTVTAIILRVIISSLPTSTSCCR; translated from the exons ATGGGGAGAAATAGGATGAAGAATCTGTTTAGGAAGTTGCACATCGGTGGTGGAGACGGTGGCGATGACGGTGACGGTGACGGTGGCGCTTCTCCTACTATGAACGAGATACCGAGTCGCAATCTGAGTGTTGCAGAGCATGAGCATGAGCATGAGCATGAGTTTCAATTTCAGATGAGAATGGCGTTGGCCATCAGTGCTTCCCATCCAATTCCAAACATTGACGCTGACTCCGATCAGATCGATGCCGCCAAGCAGATGAGCTTAGGTTCTGAGTCTTCCCTCACACAGTTCCAATCCCTTCGCTATTGG AATTATAGTGTGATAGGTTATGAGGAGAAAGTGATGGATGAGTTTTATGATGTTTATGGAATCTCTTCAAATTTCATTCGTCGAGGAAAGATGCCCTTATTGGTGGATCTGCAGGCTAAAACCACCTCACAAAATGGTGATCGTGAAGTCATCTTGGTGAATCGCTTGGTTGATCTTGAGCTGCAGCGGCTTGAGGAAAAGGCCTGTGCCTTATTCGATGACTGTCCTATTTCTGAAAAAGGACTGATTTTAAGTGGCTTGCTGCAGAGACTTGCTGATATTGTTGTTACCAGAATGGGTGGCACAGTTGGTAGTGCAGATAAAATGATAGAAAGGTGGGCTAGGAGGAGTCATGAGTTAAGAGATTCTTCAAGAACCATTGTTCTTCCTCTTGGCTCTCTTGATGTTGGACTGTCGCGTCACCGAGCCCTGCTTTTTAAG GTACTTGCTGACAAGATTAATATTCCTTGCATGCTGGTCAAAGGGAGCTATTACACTGGAAGTGCTGATGGAGCATTGAATTTGATAAAAGCTGATGATGGAAG TGAATACATCATTGATATGATGGGTGCACCTGGGGTTCTTATTCCTGCTGAGGTGCCAAGCAGTCAGCTCCAAAACTATAGCTTTTCTGTAAGGAATTGTGAAGAAGTTGTCCGAGTGGGACTGTTTAACAGAACGCATTTGATGCTCGATAATAGAACTCAAGTCTTGGGTAGCTCACCTGATCAGTGCAGCAAAAAACCAAAAGCAGTCAAGTCCCAGTCAGAAAAACCATTAAATGTGGGTGGTCAAACAAAACTAGTTGATAATATCCATGTTGGAATGAATGAAAGAGAGAGGTTTGGACATAATTTGGGAAATCTTTTAGAGTCACTGCATAAATCATGTGAATTCTCATCACATAGAGAAACATCACCTGCAGAAAAGATTCGTGTAAACAATGTATCCAAGTATGTCCTCAGTGCAGCAAAGAACCCGGAATTCGCACAAAAACTACACACAGTTTTGCTAGAGAGTGGAGCCCTCCCCCCACATGATCTCTTTTCAGGTGTAAATCCACAAGATATGGGTGAAGATAAAACATGTGAAGAATTTGTCAGGGATATCATTCAAGATGATCCAACTAGGTTGTCATTAAGCTACAACAAATCTCTCATACCCTATCAAATGAAGCACACTGCCCATGATACTAGGTCAGAACAGCAGAAAGAATTTTACATAGATAGATATGATAATTCCACACAGTGTGATTGTGAATGTGATAATGCGGGGAAGGGGTCTGTGATGGTTTGTGACAATAGAGTTGATGGGTTAGAGAAATCTCATTACTTATGTAAAGAGCAATGTGTCCAATCTGACTTGCCCAAGACAGCTGTTTCTTGTGAAACACGTGATAGATTTGATGTTTCCCATGATGGGGATGACAAAAATGGTTATAATGAGGTTGGTGTAGCTTCAAATGACGTTGGATTTTGTAAAGACTCAGCCATTCAGATAAATAAGGCACCCTGTATAGACTCAGCAGAGTGTATCACATATGATCATAAGAATGACAGAGTTGACCCAGTCTTGAGGGAGAGGAAAGAATGGGAAATTCAATGGGAGGATCTTCGTATTGGTCAACGTATTGGTATCG GTTCGTGTGGTGAGGTTTTCCATGCTGATTGCAACGGTTCG GAAGTTGCTGTGAAGAAGTTTCTAACACAAGATTTTTCTAGTGATGCGGTGGCTCAGTTCAAATCTGAA GTTGAGATCATGTTAAGACTGCGGCATCCCAATATTGTGCTCTTCATGGGAGCTATTACTCGTCCGCCACATCTATCCATCTTGACAGAGTTTCTTCCAAG AGGGAGTTTATATGGTCTATTGCGTAATCCTAAGTTTCAACTTAATGACAAGAGGCGGTTGCGTATGGCTGTTGATGTG GCTAAGGGAATGAACTACTTGCACACAAGTCATCCTCCCATTGTCCATAGAGATTTGAAGTCTCCGAATCTTCTTGTCTCCAAGCATTGGGTTCTTAAG GTCTGTGATTTTGGTCTATCGCGGATGAAGCACCATACATTTTTGTCATCAAAGTCCTATGCTGGAACG GCCGAGTGGATGGCACCAGAAGTCTTAAGAAACGAGCTTGCCAATGAAAA GTGTGAT